In Microvenator marinus, one genomic interval encodes:
- a CDS encoding helix-turn-helix domain-containing protein, with amino-acid sequence MESKIEWERVELLWREFLAIPINSPDIMLQWLLEELKSLCRAQQSTCVLCLNDMSPSLRRNDPRLGWRAVAWVPSATNPFQDMTYAKRWAEDPSNVADNECYLGFVRDAGTTRSFIMDDVMPGATPEEARKDGLYRYYQVQDRLVGIHAISPKIEVYFYLDRESDERFGTLERDQLQYILEGLGPFCRRLAFSYGLLNGQTKLSPRERETFLFLLGDKSEKEIAAEMGLSLRSAHQNVVAVYRKLGFSSRASLMSSWMDLQGGS; translated from the coding sequence ATGGAATCAAAGATAGAATGGGAACGCGTCGAGCTTCTCTGGCGTGAATTTCTCGCCATTCCCATTAACTCTCCTGACATCATGCTTCAGTGGCTCTTGGAAGAGCTTAAGTCTTTGTGCCGAGCGCAACAATCGACCTGTGTGTTGTGTTTAAATGACATGAGTCCATCATTGAGGCGCAATGATCCGAGGTTAGGCTGGCGCGCGGTGGCGTGGGTCCCGAGTGCGACAAATCCTTTCCAAGATATGACTTATGCGAAGCGTTGGGCGGAGGACCCTTCAAACGTTGCGGATAATGAATGCTACCTCGGGTTTGTCAGGGATGCTGGTACTACGCGTTCATTCATCATGGACGACGTCATGCCCGGAGCAACGCCTGAAGAGGCCCGGAAAGACGGCCTTTATCGCTACTATCAGGTTCAGGACAGACTCGTAGGCATCCATGCCATTTCTCCCAAAATCGAGGTCTATTTCTATCTCGACCGGGAGAGCGACGAGCGGTTCGGAACGCTCGAGCGCGACCAACTCCAATACATCCTTGAAGGACTTGGGCCCTTTTGTCGACGACTGGCTTTTAGTTATGGCCTACTCAATGGGCAAACGAAGCTTTCGCCGCGCGAACGTGAGACCTTCCTCTTTCTTCTCGGTGATAAGAGTGAGAAGGAAATTGCTGCGGAGATGGGGCTTTCGCTGCGCTCAGCGCATCAAAACGTCGTAGCGGTCTACCGAAAACTTGGCTTCTCGAGCCGCGCCTCACTCATGTCGAGCTGGATGGACCTTCAAGGCGGTTCGTGA